The proteins below come from a single Plasmodium malariae genome assembly, contig: PmUG01_00_42, whole genome shotgun sequence genomic window:
- the PmUG01_00072300 gene encoding PIR protein produces the protein MATILQGNFIESLSSKVYYRTMFESQTDYCFGSDDNREFKEARSKLNKYGKISSIENRLMKALCRVSFTSTGDDCDKQCHKLYCWLGNELFNKLEEDSFSDVIGILEDVSHALSGRDKCKCNFFKDVKKEKIEKMKIVSDYCEDYETIESTLKAHNYTCDKNVSNYLLKATDAYEEMYECTQENSKSYCKELKKHVPSCFEKKLSSLTCKIKDLTANEQGTSPYNTTNLDLEYVINVSAFSSSQIFLFFVLPFVGIFFIGFLLYKFTPIVSCIHNKVLKKKSIRRNLDEMDILELTEYTNEQRKSNLGRKQLNVAYHAA, from the exons ATGGCCACTATATTGCAG GGAAATTTTATAGAATCATTATCATCGAAAGTTTATTATAGAACAATGTTTGAATCACAAACAGATTATTGCTTCGGGTCTGATGATAATAGAGAATTTAAAGAAGCAAGAtctaaattaaataaatatgggAAAATTAGCAGTATTGAAAATAGGCTTATGAAAGCTTTATGTCGCGTATCTTTTACTAGTACAGGAGATGATTGTGATAAACAATGTCATAAGTTATACTGTTGGTTAGgaaatgaattatttaataaattagagGAAGATTCATTTTCAGATGTTATTGGAATACTTGAGGATGTTTCACATGCTCTATCTGGGCGTGACAAATgcaaatgtaatttttttaaagatgtTAAAAAGGAGAAGattgaaaaaatgaagattgTGAGCGATTATTGTGAAGATTATGAAACCATTGAGAGCACTCTAAAAGCTCATAATTATACTTGCGACAAGAATGTTAGCAATTATCTTCTTAAAGCGACTGATGCATATGAAGAAATGTATGAATGTACACAAGAAAACTCTAAATCATATTGTAAAGAACTTAAAAAGCATGTTCCTAGttgttttgaaaaaaagttATCTTCTTTGACATGTAAAATAAAGGATCTCACCGCAAATGAACAAGGCACAAGTCCATATAACACTACTAATCTTGATCTAGAATATGTAATCAATGTATCTGCCTTTAGTTCATCTCAAATTTTTCTGTTCTTTGTTCTACCCTTTGTCGGCATTTTCTTCATTGGCTTCCTACTATATAaa TTTACTCCAATTGTATCATGCATACATAATAAagtattaaagaaaaaatcaaTTAGACGTAATTTGGATGAAATGGATATACTAGAATTAACAGAATACACGAATGAACAAAGAAAATCAAATTTAGGTAGAAAACAACTAAATGTAGCATATCATGCCGCATGA
- the PmUG01_00071800 gene encoding fam-m protein produces MIILIVYNMEQKIILLFIIKIITFLLLIWISLVSNDLSIFSKSMNENFHRGRHLVTKNYRSLAKHKQNKDTNNIYLKEVLMNNRVNEKNNIYCNEKRTTVKRKKSNERLLNRAQYYTEIIDYNNAMFDGKHFHFEKKWIKKKDYDDFFEKNRRICDMSLKKLQFRNYRFGFSLFFLFFLLGIIIPALTVFKPLINAWDKINVEHSLNFLKNITEWLDVEKKPYIYIILFIVLMVILSVMIIIAFYKILSNNEKYKKIKLIMEKNE; encoded by the exons atgataatattaatagtttataacatggaacaaaaaataatattactttttattattaaaattattacttttcTCCTTTTAATTTGGATAAGCCTTGTTAGCAATGATCTG agTATATTTAGTAAATCTATGAATGAGAATTTCCATCGTGGTAGACACTTagttacaaaaaattatcgATCATTAGCAAaacataaacaaaataaagatacaaataatatatatttaaaagaagtattaatgaataatagagtaaatgaaaaaaacaatatatattgtaacgAAAAAAGGACCACggttaaaaggaaaaagtcAAATGAACGTTTATTAAATAGGGCACAATACTATACAGAAATaatagattataataatgcaatgtttgatggaaaacatttccattttgaaaaaaaatggatcaaaaaaaaagattatgatgattttttcgaaaaaaaCAGGAGAATTTGTGATATgtccttaaaaaaattacaatttagAAATTACAGATTTGgattttctctattttttctttttttcttgttagGAATAATTATACCGGCATTAACAGTATTTAAACCTTTGATAAATGCATGGGATAAGATTAATGTTGAACATTCAttgaattttttgaaaaacatTACTGAATGGCTAGATGTGGAGAAGAAaccatacatttatataatactttttatcGTACTTATGGTTATTTTATCTGTTATGATTATAATAGCGTTTTATAAGATCTTaagtaataatgaaaaatataaaaaaattaagttaataatggagaaaaatgaataa
- the PmUG01_00072000 gene encoding Plasmodium exported protein, unknown function: protein MEYKIKSIYFMKIGFLILLTWIYHFYNEERTIHILYGQKKYDIKLYISNFRILRGCDEINNSNIVEPEQQIHKDEENDGKAISNNRRKNKQTNIQSRRSSLYEEFNKKYKVQKKLIYGKKKLSPFERKFFKQLDYIDFIIKKKPLLRNKAYRKLVCEKFGHKMFLLTLVLSFVLLASLGGTIGCFFNQSKNLYNSNPSNGEVNLITLISEYKISFLVFLSTLIVMLIIYLSFTYMKFRKHKRIVKKKC from the exons atggaatataaaattaagtccatctattttatgaaaattggGTTTCTTATCCTTTTAACTTggatatatcatttttacaatgaagag agaacaattcatatattgtatggacagaaaaaatatgatataaaattatatataagtaattttAGAATATTAAGAGGATgtgatgaaataaataattcaaatattgTAGAGCCAGAACAACAGATACACAAAGATGAAGAGAATGATGGAAAAGCTATATCCAACAACAGaaggaaaaacaaacaaacaaacataCAATCAAGGAGAAGTTCATTATATGAAgaattcaataaaaaatataaagtgcAAAAGAAGttaatatatggaaaaaaaaaattatccccttttgaaagaaaatttttcaagCAACTTGATTACAtagattttattataaaaaaaaaaccgtTATTAAGAAATAAGGCATACCGAAAATTAGTGTGTGAAAAGTTTGGACACAAAATGTTTTTACTTACTTTAGTACTCTCGTTCGTATTATTAGCATCATTAGGAGGTACAATTGgttgtttttttaatcaaagtaaaaatttatataatagtaatcCTAGTAATGGCGAAGTTAATTTAATAACTTTAATATctgaatataaaatatcatttCTTGTATTTTTAAGTACATTAATTGTCATGTTGATAATATATCTTTCTTTTACTTATATGAAGTTTagaaaacataaaagaaTTGTGAAGAAGAAATGTTAG